A DNA window from Rhineura floridana isolate rRhiFlo1 chromosome 11, rRhiFlo1.hap2, whole genome shotgun sequence contains the following coding sequences:
- the LOC133366945 gene encoding olfactory receptor 10G6-like: MYILSLSGNSLILLVVALEPHLHKPMYWFLCHLSVIDIMVSSVVVPKLIAWLVEGNGIISFGQCATQLFFFHSLGCAECLLYTVMAFDRFLAICKPLHYSTIMNRQVCLCLSIGAWFGGCLHSVVETYLTFRLPYGRGSQVSYIFCDIPAVLKLACADTSLNQLVILVDVEFVAVTCFLLILTSYVYIISAILRIPTAKGRQKAFSTCTAHVTLVLIYYVPVVYNYLRPPSQESLDGVVAMFYTAVTPFLNPLIYTLRNNEMKVGVKKLFSRNHSAPLTN; encoded by the coding sequence ATGTACATATTGTCTCTTTCTGGAAACAGTTTGATCCTCTTAGTGGTAGCCCTAGAACCTCATTTGCACAAACCTATGTACTGGTTTCTCTGCCACCTGTCTGTCATAGACATAATGGTCTCCTCGGTGGTGGTACCTAAGTTGATTGCCTGGCTGGTAGAGGGCAATGGAATTATCTCCTTTGGACAATGTGCAACCCAGCTTTTCTTCTTCCACTCTCTTGGCTGTGCAGAATGCTTGCTGTACACTGTGATGGCCTTTGATCGCTTCCTGGCCATCTGCAAACCACTCCACTACAGCACAATCATGAACCGCCAAGTTTGCCTCTGTCTTTCTATTGGTGCCTGGTTTGGAGGCTGCTTGCACTCTGTGGTAGAGACGTACCTCACCTTCCGTTTGCCATATGGTCGGGGAAGCCAGGTGAGCTACATCTTCTGTGACATCCCAGCTGTGCTGAAGCTGGCCTGTGCGGACACATCCCTCAATCAGTTGGTGATTTTGGTTGATGTTGAGTTTGTGGCGGTTACCTGCTTCCTCCTGATCCTGACATCTTATGTGTACATAATATCTGCCATCCTGAGGATTCCCACTGCCAAAGGGAGACAGAAGGCCTTCTCCACTTGCACAGCCCATGTCACCTTAGTGTTGATATACTATGTGCCTGTGGTTTACAATTACCTGCGTCCACCATCCCAGGAATCCCTTGATGGTGTGGTTGCCATGTTCTACACAGCAGTGACCCCCTTCTTAAACCCCCTCATATACACGCTAAGGAACAATGAGATGAAAGTGGGTGTGAAGAAATTGTTCAGTAGAAACCACAGTGCTCCCTTAACTAACTGA
- the LOC133366948 gene encoding olfactory receptor 10G6-like, producing the protein MECKNQSTLAVFVLLGILHPQELHAPLFLFFLLIYMLTIVWNILVLLTVASKPDLHKPMYWFLCHLSILDIALSTVIVPKMIAGFVEGGQVISFGGCITQLFFYHFLGCSEFFLYTVMSYDRFLAICRPLHYNTMMNHKACLYLSLGAWFGGCLHSIIETALTFVLPYGLKSEVNYIFCDIPAMLKLACVDTVFNEMFTLVDIGLVAIACIFLILMSYMYIVSAILKIRSVEGRHRAFSTCAAHMIVVMICYVPLAFNYLRPGAQDLLSKVIAIFYTTLTPFLNPLIYTLRNKEIKDAMLRLTGRKP; encoded by the coding sequence ATGGAGTGCAAAAACCAAAGCACTTTGGCTGTCTTTGTTCTCCTGGGAATTCTGCACCCTCAAGAGCTACATGCTCCCTTGTTCCTCTTCTTCCTGTTGATCTACATGCTGACCATTGTCTGGAACATCCTGGTCCTCTTGACTGTGGCTTCCAAACCAGACCTGCACAAGCCGATGTACTGGTTTCTCTGCCACTTATCTATCTTGGATATTGCATTGTCCACCGTGATAGTGCCCAAGATGATTGCTGGCTTTgtggagggtggccaggtcatCTCCTTTGGTGGCTGCATAACCCAGCTGTTCTTCTACCACTTCCTTGGCTGCTCTGAGTTCTTCCTCTACACTGTCATGTCCTACGACCGCTTCCTGGCCATCTGCAGACCTCTTCATTACAACACCATGATGAATCACAAAGCTTGTCTCTACCTCTCACTGGGTGCATGGTTTGGCGGATGTCTGCACTCTATCATTGAGACAGCACTCACCTTTGTCTTGCCTTATGGCCTGAAGAGTGAAGTGAACTACATCTTCTGTGATATACCTGCGATGCTGAAACTGGCTTGTGTGGACACTGTGTTCAATGAGATGTTTACTTTGGTCGATATTGGTTTAGTGGCTATAGCATGCATTTTCCTGATTCTGATGTCTTACATGTACATTGTCTCTGCCATCCTGAAGATCCGTTCTGTTGAAGGCCGGCATCGGGCATTCTCCACCTGTGCTGCCCACATGATTGTGGTGATGATATGCTATGTGCCTTTAGCTTTCAATTATCTGAGACCAGGGGCTCAAGATCTCCTGAGCAAGGTGATAGCCATTTTCTACACCACACTAACCCCATTCTTAAACCCACTCATATATACATTAAGAAACAAGGAGATAAAAGATGCAATGCTTAGACTGACAGGCAGGAAACCATAG
- the LOC133366949 gene encoding olfactory receptor 10D3-like: protein MSTQKSHGENRTVVTHFILLGIPHTDGLQTILFPVFLTFYICTLLGNLLIMTAVFTDSRLHTPMYFFLFNLSVLDIGFSSVSTPKMLANLWGQSRIIPLGGCISQVFFYHFLGSTECLLYTVIAYDRYVAICHLLRYLIIMNWKVCAVLAAGTWVTSSFHATILTTLTFTLPYCGPSEVDYFFCDIFPVVKLACADTLIIETVSFTNIGVVPMTCFILILASYIRIVYSILRMSSGEGRRKAASTCASHLTVVTLFFGPCALIYTQPSLSEILVTPVQIFGNVVTPMLNPVIYTLRNKEVKAALTKLTGGKRVTQAGTH, encoded by the exons atgtctactcagaa GTCCCACGGAGAAAACCGCACAGTGGTGACCCATTTTATCCTCCTTGGCATCCCCCATACGGATGGCCTCCAGACCATCCTCTTCCCTGTCTTCTTAACCTTCTACATCTGCACTTTGCTGGGGAACTTGTTGATTATGACCGCTGTCTTCACTGACTCTCGTCTCCACACCCCCATGTACTTCTTCCTGTTCAACCTCTCCGTCCTTGACATTGGCTTCTCTTCTGTCAGCACCCCAAAGATGTTGGCCAACCTTTGGGGACAAAGCCGGATAATACCACTGGGCGGGTGCATATCCCAAGTCTTCTTCTATCATTTCCTGGGAAGCACAGAGTGCCTCCTCTATACCGTCATTGCCTATGATCGTTATGTTGCCATCTGCCACCTGCTGCGGTACCTCATCATCATGAACTGGAAGGTGTGTGCTGTCTTGGCTGCCGGCACATGGGTCACCAGCTCCTTCCATGCCACCATCCTCACGACCTTGACTTTCACCCTACCCTACTGTGGGCCCAGTGAAGTGGACTACTTTTTCTGTGACATCTTTCCCGTCGTCAAGCTGGCTTGCGCCGACACCCTCATCATTGAGACGGTGAGCTTCACCAACATTGGCGTTGTTCCCATGACCTGCTTCATCCTCATCCTTGCTTCTTACATCCGCATTGTCTATTCTATCCTGAGGATGAGTTCTGGGGAAGGGCGGCGAAAGGCAGCCTCCACTTGTGCCTCCCATTTGACTGTAGTTACCCTCTTCTTTGGCCCCTGCGCCCTGATCTACACTCAGCCGTCACTCAGTGAAATTCTGGTGACCCCTGTGCAGATCTTTGGCAATGTGGTCACACCCATGCTGAACCCAGTCATTTATACACTTCGAAACAAAGAAGTGAAAGCAGCTTTGACTAAGCTGACAGGGGGCAAGAGGGTGACCCAGGCTGGCACCCACTAG